One window of the Eucalyptus grandis isolate ANBG69807.140 chromosome 8, ASM1654582v1, whole genome shotgun sequence genome contains the following:
- the LOC104414295 gene encoding protein ACCELERATED CELL DEATH 6, with protein MDPDLYRAARSGEASFLEGMDGSSTLLSQVTPKQSTILHVAAEFGRADFFRAATRLCPSLFDRTNSKQETPLQVAARVGCSQLVDFAVDHARGAYADLESQDGRDGGLKKLLGMVNLEGDNALHLAVRNGHDSVVKLLVEADPGLLDCVNCAGESPFYIATEKGHGEIAELILSYPESCLSKGTNGMTALHAALYYQLNDIMKKIVKKRADMIREGDALGWTPLHYAAHFGNVHAIKLFLKRKSSAAYIPGKDGESALHIAAFGGRTSVMEEVLNNCPDTCDLLDNKGRTALHAAVLGGQEKAVRFILGLPNLVGLVNEADEDGNTPLHLAAMYKKYSIIAILARDSRVDIKATNKKNLTALGIYRKYQESGFAAAKVYFMLKETYGVQDMQAWVDTNVKKMLNRGPNEIVPTENFSHRETSSHEKGNMLEIHLLVAMLIATVTFAAAFTMPGGYHNDGPDEGMASLTSNLAFKAFVIFDTMAFCCSVAAVYLQFGTSGGGYYERARFIKSAMLFIFIAIVGMVLAFASAMYVVLAKSIGLGLTAYITAGCFIGTFFLRWFVDPLGKPDLGSRPLKKYLRNLLFRYGII; from the exons ATGGACCCTGATCTCTACAGAGCCGCGCGGTCCGGGGAGGCCTCGTTCCTGGAGGGGATGGACGGCAGCTCCACCCTGCTCTCCCAGGTGACCCCGAAGCAGAGCACCATCCTCCACGTCGCGGCCGAGTTCGGGCGAGCCGACTTCTTCAGAGCAGCCACGAGGCTCTGCCCATCGCTCTTCGACAGGACCAACTCGAAGCAGGAGACCCCGCTTCAGGTGGCGGCCAGAGTGGGTTGCTCCCAGCTGGTTGACTTCGCCGTTGACCACGCCAGGGGGGCGTACGCGGATCTTGAGAGCCAGGACGGGCGCGATGGGGGGCTCAAGAAATTGCTCGGGATGGTCAATTTGGAGGGCGACAACGCGTTGCACTTGGCCGTGCGGAACGGGCATGACTCAGTGGTGAAGTTGCTTGTGGAGGCTGACCCTGGGCTCTTGGACTGCGTGAACTGCGCCGGGGAATCGCCCTTTTACATCGCCACGGAGAAGGGGCATGGGGAGATCGCCGAGCTGATTCTAAGCTACCCCGAGAGTTGCTTGTCTAAAGGCACCAACGGGATGACTGCTCTGCATGCTGCTCTGTATTATCAGCTCAATG ACATTATGAAGAAGATTGTAAAGAAAAGAGCGGACATGATACGAGAAGGAGATGCCCTCGGCTGGACTCCTCTACATTATGCTGCTCACTTTGGCAATGTCCACGCAATTAAATTGTTCTTAAAGCGCAAAAGTTCAGCAGCTTACATCCCAGGCAAGGATGGGGAATCGGCCCTCCATATTGCGGCATTTGGAGGCCGCACTTCCGTCATGGAAGAGGTCCTAAATAATTGTCCTGACACTTGCGACTTGCTAGACAACAAGGGAAGAACTGCTCTCCATGCTGCTGTTTTAGGAGGGCAAGAGAAGGCCGTTCGGTTCATTTTGGGGCTCCCAAATCTTGTGGGCCTTGTGAATGAAGCAGACGAAGATGGGAACACGCCTTTGCATCTGGCTGCCATGTACAAAAAGTACAGCATCATAGCGATCCTTGCTCGGGACAGCCGAGTAGACATAAAAGCCACGAACAAGAAGAACTTGACGGCCCTTGGCATTTATAGAAAATATCAAGAG AGTGGTTTTGCAGCTGCAAAGGTTTATTTCATGTTGAAAGAGACCTACGGTGTACAAGACATGCAAGCCTGGGTCGACACGAATGTAAAGAAGATGCTTAATCGAGGACCCAATGAAATAGTCCCGACTGAGAACTTCAGCCACAGAGAGACCTCTTCTCATGAAAAAGGCAACATGCTGGAGATCCACCTCCTCGTGGCGATGCTCATAGCCACAGTCACTTTTGCGGCTGCCTTCACAATGCCCGGTGGCTACCACAATGATGGACCGGACGAGGGGATGGCCAGTCTTACCTCAAATTTGGCTTTCAAGGCATTCGTGATCTTTGATACTATGGCGTTCTGCTGCTCAGTTGCTGCCGTGTACCTCCAGTTTGGGACTTCTGGCGGGGGCTACTACGAGCGAGCCCGGTTTATAAAGTCCGCCATGTTGTTCATCTTCATTGCGATAGTCGGGATGGTATTAGCATTTGCATCGGCAATGTACGTAGTGCTGGCCAAGAGCATCGGCCTCGGATTGACAGCTTACATAACGGCTGGGTGCTTTattgggacattctttctccGGTGGTTTGTGGATCCATTAGGGAAGCCAGATCTAGGATCACGCCCATTGAAGAAGTATCTGCGGAACTTGCTCTTCCGGTACGGAATAATCTAA
- the LOC104417074 gene encoding F-box/kelch-repeat protein At3g06240-like has product MKRLLAETSRSSGFAVAESFTEDILIEILSSLPIKSLMRFKCVSKWWQSLIADPGFAKSHLQRMKARDIIPSQRIVKSSPLQTIDYELFDGGIGGDEDSVVVKFHEPRMDDSRWELVLVGSCDGLVCLSFHVGFLLYNPTTKESRNLPGSNNFPEDFFLGVGDEFFHGFGYDYASDDYKIVQGDGCQVAIFSLKSGSWRYIQVQQESHLTVYGRGVYWNEALHWCVVDNSKNKTVIMSFDLSEEKFQQVLSVPEVNGDIVFEGLGIHGANLFIYHGTYKDRLEAWITNEYSRGGSWTTLFSVLNEIPGGIYFQIPVAYTRSRKIIFQIDTYQMVLFNPEDNTYKNYPIESDDNVASTIYVETLVSPYLGCELSRI; this is encoded by the coding sequence ATGAAGAGACTTCTTGCCGAAACAAGCCGAAGCTCGGGCTTTGCTGTGGCCGAAAGTTTCACTGAGGATATCCTCATCGAGATACTCTCGAGTCTACCGATCAAGTCCTTGATGCGATTCAAATGCGTCAGTAAATGGTGGCAGTCCCTAATAGCTGACCCGGGCTTCGCCAAGTCGCATTTGCAAAGGATGAAGGCAAGAGATATAATTCCTAGCCAGAGAATCGTCAAGAGCAGCCCCCTTCAGACCATAGACTACGAACTTTTCGACGGCGGCATTGGGGGCGATGAAGATAGCGTGGTGGTAAAGTTTCATGAGCCAAGAATGGACGATTCTAGGTGGGAGCTCGTTCTCGTGGGATCTTGTGATGGCTTGGTCTGTTTATCTTTCCATGTCGGATTCCTCCTATATAACCCGACCACCAAGGAGTCTAGGAATTTGCCTGGTTCCAATAATTTTCCAGAGGACTTCTTCCTTGGAGTAGGGGATGAATTCTTCCATGGATTCGGGTACGACTATGCATCTGATGACTATAAAATAGTTCAGGGCGACGGTTGTCAGGTGGCGATATTTTCGCTCAAGTCTGGTTCTTGGAGATATATACAAGTCCAACAAGAAAGCCACCTGACTGTTTACGGCCGAGGAGTTTATTGGAATGAGGCCTTACACTGGTGTGTTGTCGACAATAGTAAAAACAAGACTGTAATTATGTCATTTGATTTGTCAGAAGAGAAATTTCAACAGGTGCTGTCTGTGCCTGAAGTTAATGGAGACATAGTTTTCGAGGGATTGGGGATTCATGGAGCCAATCTGTTCATCTACCATGGGACCTATAAGGACCGCTTAGAGGCGTGGATAACGAATGAGTACTCGAGAGGAGGATCATGGACAACATTGTTTAGTGTCTTGAATGAAATACCTGGAGGTATATATTTTCAGATCCCCGTCGCGTACACAAGAAgcagaaaaatcattttccagaTTGATACGTACCAAATGGTTTTGTTCAATCCTGAGGATAATACTTACAAGAATTATCCCATCGAGAGTGACGACAATGTCGCATCTACCATCTATGTGGAAACTCTTGTTTCTCCCTATCTTGGTTGTGAGCTGTCAAGAATCTAG